A window of Staphylococcus sp. 17KM0847 contains these coding sequences:
- the smpB gene encoding SsrA-binding protein SmpB: protein MAKKSGKGTLAENRKARHDYQIEDTIEAGIVLQGTEIKSIRRGSANLKDSYAQVKHGEIFLQNMHIAPYEEGNRFNHDPLRARKLLLHKREILKLGERTREIGYAIVPLKLYLKHGNCKVLLGIARGKKKFDKRQALKEKAVKRDIDRAMKQKY from the coding sequence ATGGCTAAAAAGTCAGGCAAAGGAACCTTAGCAGAAAATCGTAAAGCACGTCATGATTATCAAATTGAAGATACGATTGAAGCAGGCATTGTGTTGCAAGGCACAGAAATTAAATCAATTCGTCGAGGGAGTGCCAACCTAAAGGATAGTTATGCACAAGTCAAGCATGGAGAGATTTTCTTACAAAATATGCATATTGCGCCCTATGAAGAAGGCAATCGTTTTAATCATGACCCTTTACGTGCACGCAAGCTATTGTTACACAAGCGAGAAATTTTAAAGCTCGGTGAACGTACAAGGGAAATTGGTTATGCGATTGTACCGCTTAAACTTTATTTAAAACATGGAAATTGTAAAGTATTATTAGGTATTGCAAGAGGTAAGAAAAAATTTGATAAACGCCAAGCATTAAAAGAAAAAGCAGTCAAACGTGATATTGATCGTGCAATGAAACAAAAATATTAA